One stretch of Vespula vulgaris chromosome 20, iyVesVulg1.1, whole genome shotgun sequence DNA includes these proteins:
- the LOC127071100 gene encoding UDP-N-acetylhexosamine pyrophosphorylase isoform X1, producing MSTNIVARYAEKKKKNHIHARMVGGASDIDKRNRIKLATWNCESKGVSFLSSQKSFLSVKYRVLTIMENLKRKLEDYGQEHLLQYWDQLSQEERDVLEKEILELDLVELTSYYDRATSSLSTVKNKLDDKIQPIPENNIVSGEACTKEELKMYNSLGLQEVADGRVAVLLLAGGQGTRLGVTYPKGMYEVGLPSHKTLFQLQAERIRRLETLAEKYWGKKGEIIWYIMTSEATHDSTIIFLRENDYFGLKEKNVMAFKQGMLPCFTLNGKIILDEKHKISRAPDGNGGLYKALKVQGVLDDMVQRGIRSIHVHSVDNILVKVADPIFLGYCLSVSTDCGVKVIEKSSPSEPVGVVCKVDDHYQVVEYSEISKETAELRQDDGRLMFNAANICNHYFTVDFLLALGNKYEASMELHAAKKKIPYIDDNGKKCTPTSPNGIKIEKFVFDVFKFAKNFAAWQGIREEEFSPLKNSDSAKQDCPSTARRDLLWLHKKWLLNAGAQKINGDVEVSPLRSYAGENLTNIAQDQSFEGPSVIE from the exons ATGTCAACGAATATCGTAGCAAGATATgctgagaagaaaaagaagaatcataTACATGCCCGGATGGTTGGAGGGGCGTCAGACATCGATAAGAGAAATCGAATCAAGCTTGCTACGTGGAATTGTGAAAGTAAAGGTGTATCGTTCCTTTCGAGTCAG AAGTCATTCCTTAGTGTCAAATACAGAGTTTTGACCATCATGgagaatttgaaaagaaaattggagGACTACGGTCAGGAACATCTGTTACAATATTGGGATCAGTTATCGCAAGAGGAGAGGGACGTattggagaaagaaattttagaatTAGACTTAGTCGAATTGACGTCTTATTATGATAGAGCAACGTCCTCCTTATCtactgttaaaaataaattagacgATAAAATACAACCCATACcggaaaataatattgtttctGGAGAAGCATGTactaaagaagaattaaagatGTATAATTCATTGGGATTGCAAGAAGTAGCGGATGGACGTGTTGCTGTTTTATTATTAGCTGGTGGACAAGGTACTCGTTTAGGCGTTACATACCCTAAAGGTATGTATGAAGTTGGATTACCGTCCCACAAAACTCTATTTCAATTACAAGCTGAGAGGATACGTAGATTGGAAACCTTAGCAGAGAAATATTGGGGAAAGAAGGGTGAGATAATATG GTATATAATGACTAGCGAAGCTACACACGATTCCacaatcatttttcttcgagaaaatgattattttggtctaaaagagaaaaatgtaatgGCCTTTAAGCAAGGTATGCTACCTTGCTTCACTCTAAATGGAAAAATTATCTTAGATGAGAAACATAAGATATCAAGAGCACCAGATGGAAATGGTGGATTGTACAAAGCATTGAAAGTCCAAGGAGTATTAGACGACATGGTACAACGCGGTATTCGTAGTATTCATGTACATTCCGTAGATAATATCTTAGTAAAGGTAGCGGATCCTATATTTTTGGGATATTGTTTATCCGTATCAACGGATTGTGGTGTTAAAGTAATTGAAAAATCTTCACCGTCCGAGCCAGTAGGAGTGGTTTGTAAG GTGGACGATCATTATCAAGTCGTCGAATATAgtgaaatttcaaaagaaacggCGGAACTTCGACAAGACGATGGTCGACTTATGTTCAATGCTGCGAACATatgtaatcattattttactGTAGATTTTTTGTTGGCACTTGGAAATAAGTATGAGGCGTCGATGGAATTACACGcagcgaagaagaagattccTTACATCGATGATAATGGAAAGAAATGCACTCCAACCAGTCCGAATggtattaaaattgaaaaatttgtatttgatGTGTTCAAATTCGCAAAGAATTTCGCTGCCTGGCAAGGCATTCGCGAAGAAGAATTTAGTCCTCTTAAGAATTCGGATTCTGCCAAGCAAGATTGTCCCTCTACTGCACGTCGTGATTTACTTTGGCTTCATAAGAAGTGGTTGTTAAATGCGGGTGCGCAAAAAATTAATGGAGATGTTGAAGTATCACCTTTACGTTCATACGCGGGTGAGAATTTAACTAATATCGCGCAAGACCAATCGTTCGAAGGACCTAGTGTTATCGAATAA
- the LOC127071100 gene encoding UDP-N-acetylhexosamine pyrophosphorylase isoform X3 has translation MSTNIVARYAEKKKKNHIHARMVGGASDIDKRNRIKLATWNCESKGVSFLSSQKSFLSVKYRVLTIMENLKRKLEDYGQEHLLQYWDQLSQEERDVLEKEILELDLVELTSYYDRATSSLSTVKNKLDDKIQPIPENNIVSGEACTKEELKMYNSLGLQEVADGRVAVLLLAGGQGTRLGVTYPKGMYEVGLPSHKTLFQLQAERIRRLETLAEKYWGKKGEIIWYIMTSEATHDSTIIFLRENDYFGLKEKNVMAFKQGMLPCFTLNGKIILDEKHKISRAPDGNGGLYKALKVQGVLDDMVQRGIRSIHVHSVDNILVKVADPIFLGYCLSVSTDCGVKVIEKSSPSEPVGVVCKVDDHYQVVEYSEISKETAELRQDDGRLMFNAANICNHYFTVDFLLALGNKYEASMELHAAKKKIPYIDDNGKKCTPTSPNGIKIEKFVFDVFKFAKNFAAWQGIREEEFSPLKNSDSAKQDCPSTARRDLLWLHKKWLLNAGAQKINGDVEVSPLRSYAVT, from the exons ATGTCAACGAATATCGTAGCAAGATATgctgagaagaaaaagaagaatcataTACATGCCCGGATGGTTGGAGGGGCGTCAGACATCGATAAGAGAAATCGAATCAAGCTTGCTACGTGGAATTGTGAAAGTAAAGGTGTATCGTTCCTTTCGAGTCAG AAGTCATTCCTTAGTGTCAAATACAGAGTTTTGACCATCATGgagaatttgaaaagaaaattggagGACTACGGTCAGGAACATCTGTTACAATATTGGGATCAGTTATCGCAAGAGGAGAGGGACGTattggagaaagaaattttagaatTAGACTTAGTCGAATTGACGTCTTATTATGATAGAGCAACGTCCTCCTTATCtactgttaaaaataaattagacgATAAAATACAACCCATACcggaaaataatattgtttctGGAGAAGCATGTactaaagaagaattaaagatGTATAATTCATTGGGATTGCAAGAAGTAGCGGATGGACGTGTTGCTGTTTTATTATTAGCTGGTGGACAAGGTACTCGTTTAGGCGTTACATACCCTAAAGGTATGTATGAAGTTGGATTACCGTCCCACAAAACTCTATTTCAATTACAAGCTGAGAGGATACGTAGATTGGAAACCTTAGCAGAGAAATATTGGGGAAAGAAGGGTGAGATAATATG GTATATAATGACTAGCGAAGCTACACACGATTCCacaatcatttttcttcgagaaaatgattattttggtctaaaagagaaaaatgtaatgGCCTTTAAGCAAGGTATGCTACCTTGCTTCACTCTAAATGGAAAAATTATCTTAGATGAGAAACATAAGATATCAAGAGCACCAGATGGAAATGGTGGATTGTACAAAGCATTGAAAGTCCAAGGAGTATTAGACGACATGGTACAACGCGGTATTCGTAGTATTCATGTACATTCCGTAGATAATATCTTAGTAAAGGTAGCGGATCCTATATTTTTGGGATATTGTTTATCCGTATCAACGGATTGTGGTGTTAAAGTAATTGAAAAATCTTCACCGTCCGAGCCAGTAGGAGTGGTTTGTAAG GTGGACGATCATTATCAAGTCGTCGAATATAgtgaaatttcaaaagaaacggCGGAACTTCGACAAGACGATGGTCGACTTATGTTCAATGCTGCGAACATatgtaatcattattttactGTAGATTTTTTGTTGGCACTTGGAAATAAGTATGAGGCGTCGATGGAATTACACGcagcgaagaagaagattccTTACATCGATGATAATGGAAAGAAATGCACTCCAACCAGTCCGAATggtattaaaattgaaaaatttgtatttgatGTGTTCAAATTCGCAAAGAATTTCGCTGCCTGGCAAGGCATTCGCGAAGAAGAATTTAGTCCTCTTAAGAATTCGGATTCTGCCAAGCAAGATTGTCCCTCTACTGCACGTCGTGATTTACTTTGGCTTCATAAGAAGTGGTTGTTAAATGCGGGTGCGCAAAAAATTAATGGAGATGTTGAAGTATCACCTTTACGTTCATACGCGG TAACATGA
- the LOC127071100 gene encoding UDP-N-acetylhexosamine pyrophosphorylase isoform X4 produces the protein MSTNIVARYAEKKKKNHIHARMVGGASDIDKRNRIKLATWNCESKGVSFLSSQKSFLSVKYRVLTIMENLKRKLEDYGQEHLLQYWDQLSQEERDVLEKEILELDLVELTSYYDRATSSLSTVKNKLDDKIQPIPENNIVSGEACTKEELKMYNSLGLQEVADGRVAVLLLAGGQAERIRRLETLAEKYWGKKGEIIWYIMTSEATHDSTIIFLRENDYFGLKEKNVMAFKQGMLPCFTLNGKIILDEKHKISRAPDGNGGLYKALKVQGVLDDMVQRGIRSIHVHSVDNILVKVADPIFLGYCLSVSTDCGVKVIEKSSPSEPVGVVCKVDDHYQVVEYSEISKETAELRQDDGRLMFNAANICNHYFTVDFLLALGNKYEASMELHAAKKKIPYIDDNGKKCTPTSPNGIKIEKFVFDVFKFAKNFAAWQGIREEEFSPLKNSDSAKQDCPSTARRDLLWLHKKWLLNAGAQKINGDVEVSPLRSYAGENLTNIAQDQSFEGPSVIE, from the exons ATGTCAACGAATATCGTAGCAAGATATgctgagaagaaaaagaagaatcataTACATGCCCGGATGGTTGGAGGGGCGTCAGACATCGATAAGAGAAATCGAATCAAGCTTGCTACGTGGAATTGTGAAAGTAAAGGTGTATCGTTCCTTTCGAGTCAG AAGTCATTCCTTAGTGTCAAATACAGAGTTTTGACCATCATGgagaatttgaaaagaaaattggagGACTACGGTCAGGAACATCTGTTACAATATTGGGATCAGTTATCGCAAGAGGAGAGGGACGTattggagaaagaaattttagaatTAGACTTAGTCGAATTGACGTCTTATTATGATAGAGCAACGTCCTCCTTATCtactgttaaaaataaattagacgATAAAATACAACCCATACcggaaaataatattgtttctGGAGAAGCATGTactaaagaagaattaaagatGTATAATTCATTGGGATTGCAAGAAGTAGCGGATGGACGTGTTGCTGTTTTATTATTAGCTGGTGGACAAG CTGAGAGGATACGTAGATTGGAAACCTTAGCAGAGAAATATTGGGGAAAGAAGGGTGAGATAATATG GTATATAATGACTAGCGAAGCTACACACGATTCCacaatcatttttcttcgagaaaatgattattttggtctaaaagagaaaaatgtaatgGCCTTTAAGCAAGGTATGCTACCTTGCTTCACTCTAAATGGAAAAATTATCTTAGATGAGAAACATAAGATATCAAGAGCACCAGATGGAAATGGTGGATTGTACAAAGCATTGAAAGTCCAAGGAGTATTAGACGACATGGTACAACGCGGTATTCGTAGTATTCATGTACATTCCGTAGATAATATCTTAGTAAAGGTAGCGGATCCTATATTTTTGGGATATTGTTTATCCGTATCAACGGATTGTGGTGTTAAAGTAATTGAAAAATCTTCACCGTCCGAGCCAGTAGGAGTGGTTTGTAAG GTGGACGATCATTATCAAGTCGTCGAATATAgtgaaatttcaaaagaaacggCGGAACTTCGACAAGACGATGGTCGACTTATGTTCAATGCTGCGAACATatgtaatcattattttactGTAGATTTTTTGTTGGCACTTGGAAATAAGTATGAGGCGTCGATGGAATTACACGcagcgaagaagaagattccTTACATCGATGATAATGGAAAGAAATGCACTCCAACCAGTCCGAATggtattaaaattgaaaaatttgtatttgatGTGTTCAAATTCGCAAAGAATTTCGCTGCCTGGCAAGGCATTCGCGAAGAAGAATTTAGTCCTCTTAAGAATTCGGATTCTGCCAAGCAAGATTGTCCCTCTACTGCACGTCGTGATTTACTTTGGCTTCATAAGAAGTGGTTGTTAAATGCGGGTGCGCAAAAAATTAATGGAGATGTTGAAGTATCACCTTTACGTTCATACGCGGGTGAGAATTTAACTAATATCGCGCAAGACCAATCGTTCGAAGGACCTAGTGTTATCGAATAA
- the LOC127071100 gene encoding UDP-N-acetylhexosamine pyrophosphorylase isoform X2, producing the protein MLRRKRRIIYMPGWLEGRQTSIREIESSLLRGIVKVKKSFLSVKYRVLTIMENLKRKLEDYGQEHLLQYWDQLSQEERDVLEKEILELDLVELTSYYDRATSSLSTVKNKLDDKIQPIPENNIVSGEACTKEELKMYNSLGLQEVADGRVAVLLLAGGQGTRLGVTYPKGMYEVGLPSHKTLFQLQAERIRRLETLAEKYWGKKGEIIWYIMTSEATHDSTIIFLRENDYFGLKEKNVMAFKQGMLPCFTLNGKIILDEKHKISRAPDGNGGLYKALKVQGVLDDMVQRGIRSIHVHSVDNILVKVADPIFLGYCLSVSTDCGVKVIEKSSPSEPVGVVCKVDDHYQVVEYSEISKETAELRQDDGRLMFNAANICNHYFTVDFLLALGNKYEASMELHAAKKKIPYIDDNGKKCTPTSPNGIKIEKFVFDVFKFAKNFAAWQGIREEEFSPLKNSDSAKQDCPSTARRDLLWLHKKWLLNAGAQKINGDVEVSPLRSYAGENLTNIAQDQSFEGPSVIE; encoded by the exons ATgctgagaagaaaaagaagaatcataTACATGCCCGGATGGTTGGAGGGGCGTCAGACATCGATAAGAGAAATCGAATCAAGCTTGCTACGTGGAATTGTGAAAGTAAAG AAGTCATTCCTTAGTGTCAAATACAGAGTTTTGACCATCATGgagaatttgaaaagaaaattggagGACTACGGTCAGGAACATCTGTTACAATATTGGGATCAGTTATCGCAAGAGGAGAGGGACGTattggagaaagaaattttagaatTAGACTTAGTCGAATTGACGTCTTATTATGATAGAGCAACGTCCTCCTTATCtactgttaaaaataaattagacgATAAAATACAACCCATACcggaaaataatattgtttctGGAGAAGCATGTactaaagaagaattaaagatGTATAATTCATTGGGATTGCAAGAAGTAGCGGATGGACGTGTTGCTGTTTTATTATTAGCTGGTGGACAAGGTACTCGTTTAGGCGTTACATACCCTAAAGGTATGTATGAAGTTGGATTACCGTCCCACAAAACTCTATTTCAATTACAAGCTGAGAGGATACGTAGATTGGAAACCTTAGCAGAGAAATATTGGGGAAAGAAGGGTGAGATAATATG GTATATAATGACTAGCGAAGCTACACACGATTCCacaatcatttttcttcgagaaaatgattattttggtctaaaagagaaaaatgtaatgGCCTTTAAGCAAGGTATGCTACCTTGCTTCACTCTAAATGGAAAAATTATCTTAGATGAGAAACATAAGATATCAAGAGCACCAGATGGAAATGGTGGATTGTACAAAGCATTGAAAGTCCAAGGAGTATTAGACGACATGGTACAACGCGGTATTCGTAGTATTCATGTACATTCCGTAGATAATATCTTAGTAAAGGTAGCGGATCCTATATTTTTGGGATATTGTTTATCCGTATCAACGGATTGTGGTGTTAAAGTAATTGAAAAATCTTCACCGTCCGAGCCAGTAGGAGTGGTTTGTAAG GTGGACGATCATTATCAAGTCGTCGAATATAgtgaaatttcaaaagaaacggCGGAACTTCGACAAGACGATGGTCGACTTATGTTCAATGCTGCGAACATatgtaatcattattttactGTAGATTTTTTGTTGGCACTTGGAAATAAGTATGAGGCGTCGATGGAATTACACGcagcgaagaagaagattccTTACATCGATGATAATGGAAAGAAATGCACTCCAACCAGTCCGAATggtattaaaattgaaaaatttgtatttgatGTGTTCAAATTCGCAAAGAATTTCGCTGCCTGGCAAGGCATTCGCGAAGAAGAATTTAGTCCTCTTAAGAATTCGGATTCTGCCAAGCAAGATTGTCCCTCTACTGCACGTCGTGATTTACTTTGGCTTCATAAGAAGTGGTTGTTAAATGCGGGTGCGCAAAAAATTAATGGAGATGTTGAAGTATCACCTTTACGTTCATACGCGGGTGAGAATTTAACTAATATCGCGCAAGACCAATCGTTCGAAGGACCTAGTGTTATCGAATAA